CTCACAAGAAAAATCCTATATTAAGTGAAAATCTAACAGGTCTTGCCAGAATGATACGCAGTTACGTAACCCCTGCTCTCGAAAATGTTGCTTTATGGCATGAAAGGGATATATCACACTCCTCTGTTGAAAGATGTATTGCACCAGATGCCTGCATTGTCACAGATTTTGCATTAGTAAGATTAGCAAATTTACTCGATAACATGGTTATACATCCTAACAATATGGATAAGAACTTAACACAATCAAAAGGTTTAGTATTTTCCCAGAGAGTACTTCTTGAATTAGTCAAACATGGGTTAAAAAGAGAAATAGCTTACAAAATAATTCAAGAAAAAGCATTAGAAACATGGAATAACAACAGTCACTTTCTAGATGAACTAAAAAAAGATCCACAAATATTAAAATGCATAGGTAGCCAAAATTTAGAATCCTTATTTAACCTTGATTACTATACACAACATACAGAAACAATATTTGAAAAAGTTTTTAAAGAATAAATAAGTAATTTAAGATTAAGTTTTAATATTGATTAGTACGTAGGATTATTAAATCATTGATTTTTTAAATATTAATATTAATAATATAAGATATTTATCAAATAAAACATTAACTTACTAAAAAATAATTAAATAAAATATTAATAACATAATTATATATTAAAATAATAAATAATTATTATTGACTATTTATTCTTTTCTGATTACAATGCTGTTATTATTAATTTAAAAGATTAATAAATACGGTCCTGCCTTACTATCAATGCATAACCATTAGGTAACACACACTTTATCTTACAAAGTAAAGCAGGGCCTCTACCTAGCTTTAGGTATAAACTAATTTAACTACACACATGCTTGATTTTATACATTTCTACAGTTTATTGCAAGTGATTTTTACACAACTAAAAGTTATAACACAAGAAGTTAAGGAATCATAAAGAAAAGACTATTTGCTACCACTCAATCCTCACATGACTTACTGTAAATACGGACTAAACCCTACTTCTTCACTCTTTCCAGTAAATTACCAATATTAATGATCCTTTCTATCTACAAAATCAACATCAAGGTGTACACAGTCTCTACAAAAACATTTACTGAGCTGACACACTTACTTATCATCTTAACATTATAGTATTAATAAATCTCAGTTAAAATACTGCTTAGTCTTAGGAATGCATACGTAAGTCATTAACAAGTATAACATGTTCCTAATACTATTTTTCTAAAGCATGAAACTAATCTTTATTCTAACAAGATACTACTAATAAACCCTAGCCAACACATTATTCATTCTCTCAGCAAAACCACTAACATCTTCTAGCTCTTCACCTTCAAGAATACATGCTTGATTTAATAACAAGTGTAACATATCATCTAATGTTACACTTTCTCCAGCATTAGCATGCTCATCTATCATCTTACTAATAATAGGATGCTTAGGATTAATTTCTAAAATCTTTGTGCTTTTATAATTCAATTGCTTTTGTTCTCTTAAAAATCTCTCCATTCTAATATCCATAGAACCATCTGCTACAGCTAAGCATACTGGACTATTTGTCAATTTTTTCGAAACTCTAACACCACTAACTAATTTACCAAGTACCTGAACAGCATACTTAACAAATGTATCTACTTTTTCTTTAGAGTCATCACTCTCATCTTCATTCTCTTTAATTTCTTCATTTTTATCAAGATTAGCAAGCTTTTCTAAATCTTCACCTGCACGTATAACTGACTTTAAAGGTACTTTTTGATAATCAGTGACCACATTTGTCCAAAAATCATCTACAGGATCAACTAATAATATAACTTCTATGCCACGACTTATAAACCCTTCTAGTTGAGGACTCTTTTTTATAGAATCTAAATCATTACCAGTTAAATAATAAATATTATCTTGTCCTGTTTTCATTCTCTCAATATAGTCTTCTAGGCTAATTAATGAATCATCGCTGTGTGTACTATAAAAACGACATGCTGATATTAACTCTTCACGAAACTCTGTGTTCATTGATTCACACAATCCTTCTTTCAGTACTGAACCAAAATTTTCCCAAAACTTTTTATAATCCTCAATATCATTCTCAGCCTTTTTCCTAAGTTCGGACAATATCCTCTTTACTATAGATTGTTTAATCTTTTCAATAATTTTATTATTCTGTAGAGTCTCACGACTAATATTTAAAGGTAAATCTGAAGAATCTATTATACCTTTTAAGAATCTTAAATATTGAGGTATGATTTGTACATTATCTTCAGTAATAAATACCTTGTTAACGTACAATTTTACTGAACATTTTCTATCAGGATGGAATAAATCAAATGGTTTAATAGATGGTATATACAATAAATTAGTATACTCTATTACTCCCTCATTTTTATTATGTAATATCATCCAAGGTTCACCACCAACATGAGCTACCGTACGGAAAAAATTTTGATGCTCTTCCGTAGATATTTCATCTTTCGATTTTGTCCAAATAGCAGCATCACTATTTAACTTTTCTTCCTCTCCCTTATCATTTAAGAAATAAACTGGATAGTTAATATGATAAGAATATGTAGTAATAATATGCTCTATGCGAAATTTATCAACAAACTCAGATTCTTCAGGTTTTAATACTAAAGTAATTCGAGTTCCACGAGGCACTTGATCACCTTCTAGTTGCGCAATAGTAAACTCTCCATCCCCAAAAGATTTCCACTGATATCCTATAGATTCTCCAGCTTTACGAGATTCAACTATAACCTCATTGGCTACCATAAATGCAGAATAAAAACCTACGCCAAATTTACCAATTAATTCAACAACACCTTGAGAAGAAGCTTCACTGTTCATTGCTTCTAAAAACTTCTGCGTACCAGAATGTGCTATAGTACCTAAATTATCTATTAGGTCTTGTCTATTCATTCCAATACCATTATCAGAGATATATAATCTATTTTTATCTTGGTCCACACTGATGACTATTTTAAAATCAGAATCTTGATCTATTAAATCTTGGTTAGATAAAGATTCATAACGTAACTTATCACATGCATCTGACGCATTAGAAACTAATTCTCTTAAAAAAATATCTTTATTAGTATAAAGAGAGTGTATAACAAGTTTCAATACCTTCCCCACTTCAGCATCAAACTTTAATTTTTCAGAATTTATAACATCTTGCATATTAACCCTCTAAAACTAACATCAATAAATAAGTAATAACTACAGTAACAATTTTCAAGTTCTCAAATTCACTAATTTTCATAAATTTGCAGTAAATCCATAGCATGCTTGTATACCATAGACTCAGAATTTACATCACCAACTATTTCTTTTATTACTCCAATAGCACCATCAATATCACCATTTTTAAGCATAGATACTGCTATTGCCTCTTTAATAGACGATTTGTAAACTTCAGATTTATTAGATACAAATTTCTGAATCTTACTTTTTAATAAATCCAAATTTTCCCCTTTAAGCAATGTTATAATTTCTAAATATTCTGCTAATTCTCTTAATTCAGGAATGAGCTTTTTATCGGCAGCCAAATCAGCATATATTAATTGTGCTTTTTCCACTTGATCCTCACCATACATACCTGCCAACTTAAACTTAGCCAAATACTGATAGCTAGAACCATCAACTTTAGCAACATCATTTAATATCTTCATCATCTCATCATTACTAATTTCACCTATTAAAGCATCATACATCATATCACCCATGTGCTGCGATATCTTGTCATGACGATTATCTACCCATGAAACCATTCCCGCAAATACTATTAAAAAAACAACTACAGCACAACACATCCATTTCAATTTTGGAATAACCTTAACTATGTTTAACTCCATAAACTGTCCAATCAATTAACAAGATGATATCAATGTAAAAAAATAAATGTATATAGTCAATGCATTTTAGGAAGGAATCATAAGTACTGGTATAATAGACATATCTTACATGAATACAAATTTACCTAAATATATACAATCTTTCATACTTATATAAACCTTGAATATATTACATAACATCTATACAATGATATATTTATAATATATAGCACCACATTCCATTAAAATTCACAAACTCTTATTTTTATACTCACATAAATCCTGAACAATACATTGACTACATAATGGCTTCCTTGACTTACATATATATCTACCATGCAACACTAACCAGTGATGTGCATATAATAACCATTTTTTTGGTATTATACTTAACAATGCACTCTCTGTTTTTAACACACTATCTTCCTTAACTAACCCCATCCTATTACTTACTCTAAATACATGAGTGTCAACAGCAACAGTTGGTAAATTTAACCATGTGTTTAAAAAAACATTTGCACTCTTTCTTCCCACACCTGGTAATGCAATAAGAGTATCAAAATCTAAAGGTACGTTACTATTATATTGATTTATAATAATTTCACTAAGTGCAATAATATTTCTAGATTTAGAATTATATAATCCTATTGTATTTATATAACTTTTTAGACCTTTTTCCCCAAGGTTTAACATTTTTCCTGGACTATCAGCAATTTCAAATAGTTTATTTGTAATTTTATTTACACTAACATCAGTAGTACGCGCAGATAATACTATTGCTACTAACAAAGTAAAATCGTTAGTATATCTCAGTTCTATCTTCGGGTAAGGATTATACTCTTTAAACTTAGTAAATAGTAAATTTATTTTCTCCTGATCCATTAATCTGTATACACAATTTATACATTGTCATCAATATCAGAACTATCTTTAGCATCAATTATCTTGGCTACTGAAACAACTTTTTCACGTTTTTCAGTTTTAAATAAAGTAACACCTTGAGTGCTCCTACCAATAATTCTGATATCACTCACAGCAATACGAATTAACTTACCCTTATCTGTAATTAACATTATATGATCATTAGACTCTACAGGAAAACTAGCTACTACATTACCATTTCTCGTAGTTGTCAAGATGTTAACAACACCTACTCCACCTCTTAAGGTAGTACGATATTCATATGCAGAAGTTCTTTTTCCAAAACCATTCTCAGTAACTGTCAAAATAAATTGCTCATTTTGTACCATAGTCATAAAGATGTCTTGTTCCAACCCAAGATCATCTAATACCCTAGCTAGACCTGCATTAACAAAACTTTCTTCTTTAACAACCATACGTTTTTCTAAAGGAACTTTTAGATACGCATCCTTTTTTTCAGAATCTATATCCATAGCCAACAATATCGACATGGAAATTACATTATCCTCTGAAGACAGCTTAATAGCTCTTACCCCATCAGACATCCTACCCTTAAACTGACGAACATTACTTACAGAAAATCTAATACTTTTTCCTAATTTTGTAGACAACAAAACATGATCTTCTTCTTTACACACTTTTACAGATATTAAAGCATCTTTTTCATCAAGCACCATAGCTATTTTACCATTACTAGGTACATATTGAAAATCTGAAAGTGCATTACGTCTTAAATTCCCTGATGCAGTTGCAAAAACAATATTTAATGTTTCCGTATCTTCTACATTATCAGGCAAAGGCATTACACTAGTTATCGACTCATTTTCACTAAGCGGAAAAATATTTACTAATGATCTTCCACGTGATGTAGGTTCACCTAGCGGAAGTTTATAAACTTTCAACTTATATACTCTACCAACATTAGAAAAGAATAGTACACTAGTATGGGTATTAACTACAAAAAGATTGGTGATGACGTCTTCTTCCTTAATAGCTTGTCCTATTCTTCCTTTTCCACCCCTTTTTTGAGCGCGATAATTTGAAAGCTTAGCCCGTTTAATATAACCACTCATAGTTACTGTGACTACCATATCTTCTTTTGGTATAAGATCTTCAATATCGGTTTCAAAATGTGAATAATCTATAGTAGTCCTTCTAGGAACAGCCAATTTTGCTTTAACTTCTTTCAACCCATCTTTAATCAACTCAAGTAATGATTCTTTATTTTTAAGAAGTTCAGTATATTGTTTAATCAATGATACCATTGACTTTAAGTCAAGCTCCAACTTCTCTTTTTCTAAATTTGTGAGACGTTGTAACTTCATTTCCAAGATTGACTTTACCTGTACACCCGTTAACTGACATACATTATCAACCACAATACTTTTACTATCGGCAACAAGTTCTATCATCTCTCTCACAGATACTAAAGCATCCCATCTACATTCAAGTAATTTTTTAGCAGCTTCTGCTGTATCACGAGATGACCTAATAATGGCAATAACTTTATCAATATTCAATACAGCAATGTACATGCCTATATACAAATGAGCTTTTTCTCGAACTTTTCTTAACCTAAACTGAGTACGACGTGTTAAAACTTCCTTTCTATACTCAACAAATGTCGATATAATCTCTAGTAAAGACATTACCTTCGGCTTATTATTATCTAATACGAGCGTATTAATACTAAAACTCGTTCTCAATGGAGTTAATCCTAAGATCTGATTTAAAATAACCTGATGAGATGCCTGCTTTTTTAATTCAATTGCAACTCGTATCCCCATTTTATTAGACTCATCTCGTAAATCCAATATTCCTTCTATTTTTTTTTCTTTTACTAACTCATGGATACGCTCAATAAGCTTTGCCTTATTCACCTGATACGGGATTTCATCAATAATTATTGCTTGCTTGCCAGATGGTAAGTCTTCCAGATGAGTCTTACCTTGAATAATAATTGTTCCCTTCCCAGTCATAAATGCAGAACGTATATTAGCATCTCCTAAAATAGTACCACCAGTAGGGAAATCAGGACCACGAACTATATTAATTAACTCATCAAAAGTAATCTCAGGATTATCTATATAAGCTATACAGGCATCTACTACTTCTCCTAAATTATGAGAAGGAATATTAGTTGACATACCAACAGCAACCCCACCAGCACCATTGACCAATATATTAGGAAATTCTGCTGGCAACACTACAGGTTCTACTTCATTTTCATCATAATTAGGCCGAAAATCTACAGTATCTTCATCTATATCGTTCAATAAAAAGTGTGCGGCTTTTGCTAATCTAGCTTCTGTATAACGCATAGAAGCTGGAGGGTCACCATCTACCGATCCAAAATTACCTTGGCTATCAATCAACGGCAACAATAACGAGAAGTCTTGAGCCATTCTTACTAATGAATCATAAATTGCTGCATCTGCATGAGGATGATATTTCCCCATAACATCACCAACAACACGTGCTGCTTTTTTATACGGCTTACCATAATCATAACCAGACTTATACATAGAATATAAGATTCTTCTATGAACAGGCTTTAATCCATCTCGTATATCAGGAATTGCCCTACTAACTATAACGCTCATTGCATAAGATAAATAGGAATCTTCTAATTCTTGTTCTATAGAAACTGGTATGACATTATTGATATCACTCATCTAATACTTATTAATTAACACTAAAAATAAACACATTGTACATCTTAATTCTCAAGCATATCAAGGTCAAGTAATTGTTTATAAAACAAATAACCAGTATGCTATTCTAATAACACACCAAACATTCGTTTCGCACAATAACCTTGGTCCACCACCTAAAATTGAAATTTAAATATAGATAAGACAACTTATTAGTTCGAACTAGAGTTATACAATAAAAATATTAATTAATTTAGGAAAATACATATACCACAATTAAAACATGTAATCTCTACTAAAAACATCAAATTTCCACCATTAATGTTTTTTTAGTAAATAGACTTCAATATACCACTGTTGCGTTATATTATTATATTAGAAAATTGTTCTTTAAATATATAATATTAAGATCTTACTTTGACTGCATAAGAAAAAAAATATAATATACCCCAGATAGTGATGAATTTATTGCATTATGGAAGATTACATAACTTCACTTAATGAAGATCAAAAGCAAGCTGTTATTAACATAAATGGTCCTATTTTAATACTAGCTGGAGCAGGTACAGGAAAAACTAGAACTGTAACTTCAAGAATAGCATATATCATTAATAATAATTTTGCATTACCTAGCCAAATTTTAGCAGTAACATTTACTAATAAAGCAGCAAATGAAATGCTTGCTAGAATTAGTGAGTTAACTCCTGCATATAACATCTGGTTAGGAACTTTTCATGCGATAGCAGCAAAAATCTTAAGACAACATGCTGAAACAGTTGGATTAAAAAATGATTTTACAATCATTAACACAGATGACCAATTGCAAGTAATAAAAAATATTGTCAATGACATGCATCCCGAATATGCATCAGACGCTCATAAAATCATCTTAAACAAAATACAAAGATGGAAAGACAGAGGGCTAATGCCAAGTAACATAACCGAAACAGAGTTATATAAACCCATTAATACAGTAGCACTAAGCACATATCACATCTATCAAGAGAGATTAAAATTCTTAAATTGTGTCGATTTTGGAGATCTACTATTATACAACATTCAAATATTTACCACACAGCATAATATCTTATCCCATTACCAAGAACAATTTAAATATATAATGGTCGATGAATATCAAGATATAAATACGATTCAATATTTATGGTTAAGATTATTAGCTCAAAAACACAAAAACTTATGCTGTGTTGGAGATGATGACCAATCAATATATAGCTGGCGTGGAGCAGAAGTAGGAAATATTTTAAAATTTTCTGACGATTTTCCAAATGCAAAAATTGTGCGACTAGAGTGCAACTATAGATCAACATCTCATATTCTAGATGTTGCCACAGCAATAATAAATAACAATAAATCAAGATTAGGAAAGAAGTTATGGACAACAAATGAGAAAGGGCAAAAAGTCAATTTGATGAAATTTTGGGATAGTAAAGCAGAAGCACAGTACATATGTGAATACATCAAGAATTTACATGATTACCAATTCAATGAAACAGCTGTTTTAGTAAGAGCAGGATTTCAAACAAGAATATTTGAGGAATACTTTATTAAGTATAGCATACCATATAAAATAATCGGTGGTACAAGATTTTATGACAGGCAAGAAATCCGTGACATCATTGGTTACTTAAAAATCACAGTTAATCCTAATAATGATATTGCCTTTGAAAGAATAGTTAACAAACCTAAACGACATATAGGAGCATCAACTCTCAATAAAATATATTTATGTGCTAAACAAAATAACACCTACTTTTTAAATGCAGCAAAAATCTTAATCTCAGATAATCAATTGCCTGATAAAGCATCTAGATCTTTAAATAATCTACTAAATAAGATTAATTCTTGGAAACAATCTTTATCATCTGATTCAATATCAAACACTGTTAAAATGATAGCCTATGATTCAGGATACATAGATATGTTAGAAAATGAAGGTGAAAACGGTCTAGCAAGAGTAGAAAATATAAAAGAACTTTTTTCCGCATTATTAAGTTTTAATGATGTAAACGAATTTTTAGAACATATTAGTCTTGTCACAGAAACAGATTCATTAAATTACAATAACAACTACACCTATATCATGACATTGCATGCAGCAAAAGGACTAGAATTTCCTGTAGTTTTTTTACCTGGATGGGAAGAAGGAGTATTCCCGCATGAAAAATCTTTACAAGATAGGACAGGAGAAGCATTAGAAGAAGAAAGAAGATTAGCTTATGTTGGAATTACACGAGCACGTGAGCAATTATTCATATCATGCGTAGCAGTAAGAGACATCAACAATTGGCGCCAACAAATGAAAATATCAAGATTTATCAAGGAATTACCTGCAGAGCATGTACAAGTTATAAAAAACATTTCAAGCTATTATTAATTAATACTTAAAGCCATTTTCAATACATGTTTTACATTCTCACAACAGAACGGCAAGTTATTTCCTAATTATTAACATACACCATCAACACTACAATAATCAGCAGTATCGTATTAAACTTCAACAGTGTATAAAATTATATAAGCATATAATATATATTAGTAAGAATAATTAATATTTTAATACACTATCTTGCATTTATATCCATATCTATGGTACAATTAACCCATTATACCAATTCATTAATTATTAAAGAATCACATTTACACTCTTATTTCTCATTATTAAATAGAACTCCAGATGCTAACTCAATTAAGAACCAGCTTGCGAAGATTGACTACTCCATCATTTGTGAAGACTCTAGGACATTTTAACGTGAGTCAGTTTAGAAATGTACAGGATCTTATATGCACAAGTGGTCAAGAAACTTGGATAGACCTTCCAAGAAATTCTATAAAAATAGACGGGCAGCATGCTAATTTTCTTCAGGCAATTACTGCCTATAAAACAAAGAATGACCTACCAAAAAACAATGAATATCGTAAAGTTTTACATGGAATACTTAATTCAAAATTTCAGAAGATCTTAAATCTAAACATCAGTGGACCTCTTATAGACGAATGTGTAACGATGCTAAACCAAGAATCTCTATGCGGAGCATCAACGCACCTATCATATTCTCTTGCGAAAGATATACAGTACAGAATGCGTACTAATGCTGAGATTATGCCAACTATAGACGCGTCTGAGACTAATATTAAAACCATATCAGAATCAGATTTAACAATATATCATAAAGAAGATTTTATCTTTAGAGATTCGATTAATGGCACCCCAATATCTACCGTAAGCATAACAATACGCCTTAATATTAATGCAAATACAGATGGTACACTAACATACAGTAATACCAAAATATCACTCAAAGTACCACAAGACACAGCATCAAGTGTGCTTCCTATCAGACTCATCAGAATGGCAAATATGCTTGTTCCTTTGAGGAATCTCATAGGCAGAATACAGTCATTTTTCACTGGGAGTACTTTTTATAAAGTAACACCATATAAAATAACACGTACCCCTGATCTATGCATAATAGAACATAAGTTACCAGATTACACATGTTCACCAGTAGCACTACCTGAAATAGAGGATAAAAAAGAAAAGCGTCAGCAAAAGCAGCAAAGTCTATACCAAACTCGCAGCACATTCACTCCCCCAAAACACTCAAACAGCTCAAACAAAGATTCTAATCAACACAATAAACTTGTTTCTGTGATAATACATAACCCAGAAATACAACCCAAAAAAGAACCTAAGACTCAATCCCATTCTTCGTAATAAAAAGTTTGATACTTATGAGATCTATATTTACATATTCATTGTCTTGCTTGAAATCCCATATAAATGAACTATCCTTTCTACTATATCTCTTATAGTAAGGTCTAAATACTATAAGAAATCTATATTTATAGCTAGAGAACAGTAAAAATCAAAAACTGTACAAAAGTATATTTAACCATAAATGATGTATGTTTAAACTTAATAATATAACATTCTAAACGACATATAGGAGCATCAACTCTCAATAAAATATATTTATGTGCTAAACAAAATAACACCTACTTTTTAAATGCAGCAAAAATCTTAATCTCAGATAATCAATTGCCTGATAAAGCATCTAGATCTTTAAATAATCTACTAAATAAGATTAATTCTTGGAAACAATCTTTATCATCTGATTCAATATCAAACACTGTTAAAATGATAGCCTATGATTCAGGATACATAGATATGTTAGAAAATGAAGGTGAAAACGGTCTAGCAAGAGTAGAAAATATAAAAGAACTTTTTTCCGCATTATTAAGTTTTAATGATGTAAACGAATTTTTAGAACATATTAGTCTTGTCACAGAAACAGATTCATTAAATTACAATAACAACTACACCTATATCATGACATTGCATGCAGCAAAAGGACTAGAATTTCCTGTAGTTTTTTTACCTGGATGGGAAGAAGGAGTATTCCCACATGAAAAATCTTTACAAGATAGGACAGGAGAAGCATTAGAAGAAGAAAGAAGATTAGCTTATGTTGGAATTACACGAGCACGTGAGCAATTATTCATATCATGCGTAGCAGTAAGAGACATCAACAATTGGCGCCAACAAATGAAAATATCAAGATTTATCAAGGAATTACCTGCAGAGCATGTACAAGTTATAAAAAACATTTCAAGCTATTATTAATTAATACTTAAAGCCATTTTCAATACATGTTTTACATTCTCACAACAGAACGGCAAGTTATTTCCTAATTATTAACATACACCATCAACACTACAATAATCAGCAGTATCGTATTAAACTTCAACAGTGTATAAAATTATATAAGCATATAATATATATTAGTAAGAATAATTGCAAATATTTTTAATACACTATCTTGCATCTATATCCATACTTATGGTACAACTAACCCGTTATGCCAATTCATTAATTATTAAAGAGTCACATTTATACTCTTATTTCTCATTATTAAATAGAACTCCAGATGCTAACTCAATTAAGAATCAGATTGCGAAGATTGACTACTCCATCATTTATAAAAGCTCTAAAGAGTTTTAGCTTAAGTAAGGTTAGAAATCCACAAAATGATGCGTG
This Ehrlichia japonica DNA region includes the following protein-coding sequences:
- a CDS encoding ATP-dependent helicase produces the protein MEDYITSLNEDQKQAVININGPILILAGAGTGKTRTVTSRIAYIINNNFALPSQILAVTFTNKAANEMLARISELTPAYNIWLGTFHAIAAKILRQHAETVGLKNDFTIINTDDQLQVIKNIVNDMHPEYASDAHKIILNKIQRWKDRGLMPSNITETELYKPINTVALSTYHIYQERLKFLNCVDFGDLLLYNIQIFTTQHNILSHYQEQFKYIMVDEYQDINTIQYLWLRLLAQKHKNLCCVGDDDQSIYSWRGAEVGNILKFSDDFPNAKIVRLECNYRSTSHILDVATAIINNNKSRLGKKLWTTNEKGQKVNLMKFWDSKAEAQYICEYIKNLHDYQFNETAVLVRAGFQTRIFEEYFIKYSIPYKIIGGTRFYDRQEIRDIIGYLKITVNPNNDIAFERIVNKPKRHIGASTLNKIYLCAKQNNTYFLNAAKILISDNQLPDKASRSLNNLLNKINSWKQSLSSDSISNTVKMIAYDSGYIDMLENEGENGLARVENIKELFSALLSFNDVNEFLEHISLVTETDSLNYNNNYTYIMTLHAAKGLEFPVVFLPGWEEGVFPHEKSLQDRTGEALEEERRLAYVGITRAREQLFISCVAVRDINNWRQQMKISRFIKELPAEHVQVIKNISSYY
- the nth gene encoding endonuclease III, whose translation is MDQEKINLLFTKFKEYNPYPKIELRYTNDFTLLVAIVLSARTTDVSVNKITNKLFEIADSPGKMLNLGEKGLKSYINTIGLYNSKSRNIIALSEIIINQYNSNVPLDFDTLIALPGVGRKSANVFLNTWLNLPTVAVDTHVFRVSNRMGLVKEDSVLKTESALLSIIPKKWLLYAHHWLVLHGRYICKSRKPLCSQCIVQDLCEYKNKSL
- the gyrA gene encoding DNA topoisomerase (ATP-hydrolyzing) subunit A; amino-acid sequence: MSDINNVIPVSIEQELEDSYLSYAMSVIVSRAIPDIRDGLKPVHRRILYSMYKSGYDYGKPYKKAARVVGDVMGKYHPHADAAIYDSLVRMAQDFSLLLPLIDSQGNFGSVDGDPPASMRYTEARLAKAAHFLLNDIDEDTVDFRPNYDENEVEPVVLPAEFPNILVNGAGGVAVGMSTNIPSHNLGEVVDACIAYIDNPEITFDELINIVRGPDFPTGGTILGDANIRSAFMTGKGTIIIQGKTHLEDLPSGKQAIIIDEIPYQVNKAKLIERIHELVKEKKIEGILDLRDESNKMGIRVAIELKKQASHQVILNQILGLTPLRTSFSINTLVLDNNKPKVMSLLEIISTFVEYRKEVLTRRTQFRLRKVREKAHLYIGMYIAVLNIDKVIAIIRSSRDTAEAAKKLLECRWDALVSVREMIELVADSKSIVVDNVCQLTGVQVKSILEMKLQRLTNLEKEKLELDLKSMVSLIKQYTELLKNKESLLELIKDGLKEVKAKLAVPRRTTIDYSHFETDIEDLIPKEDMVVTVTMSGYIKRAKLSNYRAQKRGGKGRIGQAIKEEDVITNLFVVNTHTSVLFFSNVGRVYKLKVYKLPLGEPTSRGRSLVNIFPLSENESITSVMPLPDNVEDTETLNIVFATASGNLRRNALSDFQYVPSNGKIAMVLDEKDALISVKVCKEEDHVLLSTKLGKSIRFSVSNVRQFKGRMSDGVRAIKLSSEDNVISMSILLAMDIDSEKKDAYLKVPLEKRMVVKEESFVNAGLARVLDDLGLEQDIFMTMVQNEQFILTVTENGFGKRTSAYEYRTTLRGGVGVVNILTTTRNGNVVASFPVESNDHIMLITDKGKLIRIAVSDIRIIGRSTQGVTLFKTEKREKVVSVAKIIDAKDSSDIDDNV
- the htpG gene encoding molecular chaperone HtpG, with product MQDVINSEKLKFDAEVGKVLKLVIHSLYTNKDIFLRELVSNASDACDKLRYESLSNQDLIDQDSDFKIVISVDQDKNRLYISDNGIGMNRQDLIDNLGTIAHSGTQKFLEAMNSEASSQGVVELIGKFGVGFYSAFMVANEVIVESRKAGESIGYQWKSFGDGEFTIAQLEGDQVPRGTRITLVLKPEESEFVDKFRIEHIITTYSYHINYPVYFLNDKGEEEKLNSDAAIWTKSKDEISTEEHQNFFRTVAHVGGEPWMILHNKNEGVIEYTNLLYIPSIKPFDLFHPDRKCSVKLYVNKVFITEDNVQIIPQYLRFLKGIIDSSDLPLNISRETLQNNKIIEKIKQSIVKRILSELRKKAENDIEDYKKFWENFGSVLKEGLCESMNTEFREELISACRFYSTHSDDSLISLEDYIERMKTGQDNIYYLTGNDLDSIKKSPQLEGFISRGIEVILLVDPVDDFWTNVVTDYQKVPLKSVIRAGEDLEKLANLDKNEEIKENEDESDDSKEKVDTFVKYAVQVLGKLVSGVRVSKKLTNSPVCLAVADGSMDIRMERFLREQKQLNYKSTKILEINPKHPIISKMIDEHANAGESVTLDDMLHLLLNQACILEGEELEDVSGFAERMNNVLARVY